The following proteins are co-located in the Halococcus hamelinensis 100A6 genome:
- a CDS encoding energy-coupling factor ABC transporter permease: MAHIHLGEGSFPLWALVLWTVLGAGLLGLVTYRVRKGGIKTNQIALAGIGAAASFAVFQLNLPVWGGIHMNLTGLVGILAGPLLGALIAFVVNVFSAALGHGAIGLLGANVLVNATEAIVAYYAFRTLMRMDWDVFPASASAATLGLSVGALLMGVIIVVSGVNGSALPRSDLAIAVAGMVGLNLGVAVIEGLLTGFIVQFLASIRPDLVPGVTRDERETTEGVTA, encoded by the coding sequence ATGGCACACATCCACCTCGGCGAGGGCTCGTTCCCGTTGTGGGCGCTCGTTCTTTGGACCGTCCTCGGTGCCGGATTGCTCGGACTCGTCACGTACCGTGTTCGCAAAGGCGGGATCAAGACCAACCAGATCGCACTCGCCGGCATCGGTGCCGCGGCGAGCTTCGCAGTCTTCCAACTCAATCTTCCAGTGTGGGGCGGTATCCATATGAATCTCACCGGCCTCGTCGGGATTCTCGCCGGGCCGTTGCTGGGAGCGCTCATCGCGTTCGTGGTCAACGTCTTCTCCGCAGCACTGGGTCACGGCGCGATCGGACTGCTCGGCGCGAACGTGCTCGTCAACGCGACGGAAGCGATCGTCGCCTACTACGCCTTCCGCACGCTGATGCGCATGGATTGGGACGTCTTCCCCGCGAGCGCAAGCGCCGCGACGCTCGGCCTCTCGGTAGGGGCGCTCCTCATGGGCGTCATCATCGTCGTCTCCGGCGTCAACGGCAGTGCGCTCCCCCGGTCGGATCTCGCTATCGCCGTCGCCGGTATGGTCGGGCTCAACCTCGGTGTGGCCGTCATCGAAGGCCTGCTGACCGGGTTCATCGTCCAGTTCCTCGCCTCGATCCGTCCGGACCTCGTTCCCGGCGTGACTCGCGATGAGCGCGAAACGACGGAAGGGGTGACCGCCTGA
- a CDS encoding energy-coupling factor transporter transmembrane component T family protein, with product MATLSNHVPDPRLITAYAENRESPLHRVNPWTKLGIVAVLVLAVTIVDSLAVLASLYAVTLIVYGIAGLPYRRLVLWYTLPMLFIVSVAGPLAFLEPGTPILGALATPVGELSVTWQGASLFSELTCRSLTVVTFTLTTSMTTKYNDIAYLLGRVFPAPIDQVALLTYRFTFIMLETLEDLVKSTLARGANLGEFWANRRLYARIFGMTMLTAIERSERLVKSMEARGYEGDLTLYSTVRRPPASEVAAVVGLFALVVSYALVVSYGVVAI from the coding sequence ATGGCGACGCTTTCGAATCACGTCCCCGACCCACGACTTATCACGGCGTACGCTGAGAATCGTGAGAGCCCCCTTCATCGGGTGAATCCGTGGACGAAGCTCGGCATCGTTGCCGTCCTCGTTCTTGCTGTCACCATTGTCGATTCACTCGCAGTTCTCGCTAGTCTTTACGCCGTGACGCTCATTGTATATGGTATCGCCGGACTTCCGTACCGGCGACTGGTGCTCTGGTATACGCTTCCGATGTTGTTCATCGTTTCAGTGGCCGGACCGCTCGCCTTTCTCGAACCTGGAACGCCGATCCTGGGTGCGCTCGCGACGCCAGTCGGAGAACTCTCGGTCACCTGGCAAGGCGCTTCGCTATTCAGTGAACTGACCTGCCGCTCGCTGACGGTCGTGACGTTCACCCTGACGACATCGATGACGACGAAGTACAACGATATCGCCTACCTCCTTGGACGGGTGTTTCCCGCACCGATCGACCAGGTCGCACTGCTGACCTATCGATTCACCTTCATCATGCTCGAAACACTCGAGGATTTAGTGAAAAGTACACTCGCCCGGGGAGCGAATCTCGGCGAGTTCTGGGCGAACAGACGGCTCTACGCACGGATCTTCGGGATGACGATGTTGACCGCTATCGAACGCTCCGAACGGCTCGTCAAATCCATGGAAGCACGTGGCTATGAGGGTGATCTCACCCTCTACAGCACCGTGCGTCGACCGCCCGCGAGCGAAGTCGCTGCGGTCGTCGGACTGTTCGCCCTCGTGGTCTCCTATGCGCTCGTAGTTTCCTACGGGGTGGTAGCGATATGA
- a CDS encoding CopG family ribbon-helix-helix protein — translation MTVVSVSMPESLLERIDGFADDHGYTGRSEVIREAARNLLGEFEDARLEDRELMSIVTVLFDYETTSVEERMMHLRHEQEDLVASNFHSHVGDHYCMEVFILDGDLEDISTFVGKVRATQDTLSVDYSVLPVEDFAQSLA, via the coding sequence ATGACTGTCGTCAGCGTCTCGATGCCCGAAAGCTTACTTGAGCGGATCGATGGATTTGCCGACGATCACGGGTATACGGGCCGAAGCGAGGTTATTAGGGAGGCTGCACGGAATCTGCTTGGCGAATTCGAAGATGCTCGTCTTGAGGACCGTGAACTCATGAGCATTGTCACGGTGCTATTCGACTACGAAACGACGAGCGTCGAAGAACGAATGATGCACCTTCGTCACGAACAAGAAGACCTCGTCGCATCGAACTTTCACAGTCACGTTGGCGACCACTACTGTATGGAGGTCTTCATCCTCGATGGTGACCTTGAGGATATTTCGACCTTCGTCGGGAAGGTTCGCGCGACCCAGGATACTCTCTCGGTAGACTATTCGGTTCTTCCCGTCGAGGATTTCGCCCAATCACTTGCGTAG
- a CDS encoding CopG family ribbon-helix-helix protein has translation MSIVSISMPEELVTRLDEFADDHGYSGRSEVVRQSARNLLSEFENEQEENEELASVVIALFDYGLSHVEQQLMQLRHEHNNLVVSNDHCHTNGPYCMELFVLDGSMEDISTFIRKVRAVSDIDSVDHLLVSPDKIPPITAESEHPLVG, from the coding sequence ATGTCAATCGTCAGTATCTCGATGCCAGAAGAACTCGTGACTAGGCTTGATGAATTCGCGGATGACCACGGCTACTCCGGCCGGAGCGAAGTCGTTCGGCAAAGTGCGCGGAACCTGCTCAGTGAATTCGAGAACGAACAAGAGGAAAACGAGGAGTTAGCGAGTGTCGTGATCGCTTTGTTTGATTATGGACTATCGCATGTTGAACAACAATTGATGCAGCTCCGCCACGAACACAACAACCTCGTTGTCTCGAACGATCACTGTCACACAAACGGACCCTACTGTATGGAACTGTTCGTCCTTGACGGCTCCATGGAAGATATATCGACGTTCATACGGAAGGTGCGTGCGGTTTCCGACATCGATTCAGTCGATCATCTCCTCGTCTCTCCGGACAAAATACCGCCAATCACGGCTGAAAGCGAACACCCTCTCGTCGGGTGA
- a CDS encoding GTP-binding protein, with protein sequence MSGDDQPPVTLLSGGLGAGKTTLLNHLLTAGGERYDIAVLVNDVGEVNVDADLIESGSDLSMDDGGVTELSNGCICCGLQDELDEELLRLAFDEAFDFLVIEASGISDPVPIAGRFVSPARASALYDLDTTVTVVDAEQFHRAFVEDEPLTPAEDGARPLSDLLAEQVEFCDVLVLNKCDLVSEAECEAVERVIHTLHPDVEIVRATNSAVDPDRILGTGQFDEEAASNAARWKQIITDDGHGDHGHDDHAHEHEDDENHGHDHGHDDDHHDHLHPPEEFGVESFVYERHRPFHPERFHGWLRSFPDSVVRAKGHLWVAGRERYALNLSQAGVETHVDVNGRWAATLPSFRQESYRESRSDLHWDEEWGDRETKLVFIGAGMDEAGIAETLDDCLLSDAELAADDEWERFENPFPGTMEQSQPPMEQRLVVGGRE encoded by the coding sequence ATGAGCGGCGACGACCAGCCCCCGGTCACGCTCCTGAGCGGCGGCCTCGGGGCAGGAAAGACGACGCTGCTCAACCACCTCCTCACCGCTGGCGGCGAGCGGTACGACATCGCGGTGCTCGTCAACGACGTCGGCGAGGTGAACGTCGACGCCGACCTCATCGAGAGCGGTTCGGACCTCTCGATGGACGACGGCGGCGTCACGGAGCTCTCGAATGGCTGTATCTGCTGTGGGCTCCAAGACGAACTGGATGAGGAGCTCCTGCGGCTCGCGTTCGACGAGGCGTTCGATTTCCTCGTTATAGAGGCCTCGGGGATCAGCGACCCGGTTCCGATCGCGGGCCGGTTCGTCTCCCCCGCACGAGCTTCCGCGCTCTACGACCTCGATACCACCGTCACCGTGGTCGACGCCGAGCAGTTCCACCGCGCGTTCGTCGAGGACGAGCCCCTGACGCCGGCCGAGGACGGCGCGCGGCCGCTCTCGGACCTGCTCGCAGAACAGGTGGAGTTCTGTGACGTCCTCGTGCTCAACAAGTGCGACCTCGTCTCCGAGGCCGAGTGCGAAGCGGTCGAACGCGTCATCCACACGCTCCACCCGGACGTGGAGATCGTTCGAGCGACCAACAGCGCTGTCGACCCGGACCGGATCCTCGGAACTGGACAGTTCGACGAGGAGGCGGCGAGCAACGCCGCACGCTGGAAACAGATCATCACTGACGACGGTCACGGCGATCACGGACACGACGACCATGCTCACGAGCACGAAGACGACGAGAACCACGGGCACGACCACGGTCACGACGACGACCATCACGACCACCTCCATCCGCCCGAGGAGTTCGGCGTCGAGTCGTTCGTCTACGAGCGCCACCGGCCGTTCCATCCCGAGCGGTTCCACGGTTGGCTTCGCTCGTTCCCCGATTCCGTCGTCCGCGCGAAGGGCCATCTCTGGGTCGCGGGTCGCGAGCGCTACGCGCTCAACCTGAGTCAGGCGGGCGTCGAGACCCACGTCGACGTCAACGGTCGTTGGGCGGCCACGCTGCCCTCGTTCCGACAAGAGTCCTACCGCGAGTCGCGGTCGGACCTCCACTGGGACGAGGAGTGGGGTGACCGAGAGACGAAACTCGTCTTCATCGGCGCGGGGATGGACGAAGCCGGCATCGCCGAGACGCTCGACGACTGCCTGCTCTCGGACGCGGAGCTGGCGGCGGACGACGAGTGGGAGCGGTTCGAGAACCCATTCCCAGGGACGATGGAGCAGTCCCAGCCCCCGATGGAACAGCGGCTCGTCGTCGGAGGGCGAGAGTGA
- a CDS encoding CopG family ribbon-helix-helix protein: MRTSFSIPDDLVAEFDETWQSEGLESRSRGVREAMQEYVESHVRLEAVDGTVVAMINFDYTYEPVIRALHDVQHEFQDVITTTNHIHEGEWCLETLFCRGAANQIRELVYALRDFDDVNRVNITLTHTV; this comes from the coding sequence ATGAGAACGAGCTTCAGTATTCCCGACGATCTCGTTGCGGAATTCGACGAAACGTGGCAATCCGAGGGGTTGGAGTCGCGTTCGCGTGGTGTCCGGGAAGCGATGCAGGAGTACGTCGAATCACACGTGCGTCTTGAAGCCGTTGATGGAACGGTCGTCGCGATGATAAACTTCGATTACACCTACGAGCCGGTTATCAGGGCACTCCACGACGTCCAACACGAGTTCCAGGACGTTATCACAACGACGAATCACATCCATGAAGGGGAGTGGTGTCTTGAGACGTTGTTCTGTCGCGGCGCAGCGAACCAGATACGTGAACTGGTGTATGCCCTCCGGGATTTCGACGACGTGAATCGAGTGAACATCACGCTGACGCACACAGTATAA
- a CDS encoding GTP-binding protein, producing MSQRPIPVTILSGSLGAGKTTTLNHALNTDHGLDIAVVVNDMGEVNIDADLVEQESELSEENEEVIELSNGCICCRLRGDMLDQLGDIAERRDFDYLLVEPSGISEPIPVAQTFARGFEDAEFDPTGVYELDTMVSVVDAHSFWTGFDSGQALTDDTVEPNDERVPEEALMDQIEFCDVLLLNKCDLVPDEELDEMEAVLRALQPRAKIIRTEHGAVDPTEILNTGRFDFRHASQSAGWKRELQGGHEHGDAADEHGVTSFVFDANRPFHPERIADFLATLPDGVIRAKGFFWSAGREDVAMGMDKSGQSVRAGPSGTWLARLPEAEQERYFAARPGIKENWDDKWGDRGVELVFIGREFDQSSLVERMNDCLLSETEMDEDWSRYSDPFGPDEQRELALADD from the coding sequence ATGAGTCAACGTCCAATTCCAGTCACGATACTGAGCGGAAGTCTCGGGGCGGGCAAGACGACCACCCTGAATCACGCCCTGAACACGGATCACGGACTCGACATCGCGGTCGTCGTTAACGATATGGGCGAGGTGAATATCGACGCCGACCTCGTCGAGCAAGAATCCGAACTCTCCGAGGAGAACGAGGAGGTCATCGAACTCTCGAACGGCTGTATCTGCTGTAGGCTTCGCGGGGACATGCTCGACCAGCTCGGCGACATAGCCGAGCGCCGCGACTTCGACTACCTTCTCGTGGAACCCTCGGGTATCAGCGAGCCGATCCCGGTCGCCCAGACGTTCGCCCGCGGCTTCGAGGACGCGGAGTTCGATCCGACTGGCGTGTACGAGCTCGACACGATGGTCAGCGTGGTCGACGCCCACAGCTTCTGGACGGGCTTCGACTCCGGCCAGGCGCTCACCGACGATACCGTCGAACCCAACGACGAGCGCGTCCCCGAGGAGGCACTCATGGACCAGATCGAGTTCTGTGACGTCCTTCTCTTGAACAAGTGTGACCTCGTTCCCGATGAGGAACTCGACGAGATGGAGGCGGTGCTACGGGCGCTCCAGCCCCGGGCGAAGATCATTCGCACGGAACACGGCGCGGTCGACCCGACGGAGATCCTGAACACGGGTCGGTTCGACTTCAGACACGCCAGCCAGTCCGCCGGCTGGAAGCGCGAGCTCCAGGGCGGCCACGAACACGGGGACGCTGCGGATGAACACGGCGTCACCTCGTTCGTCTTCGACGCCAATCGACCGTTCCACCCCGAGCGGATCGCCGACTTCCTCGCGACCCTCCCTGATGGCGTGATCCGCGCGAAGGGCTTCTTCTGGTCGGCGGGTCGCGAGGACGTCGCGATGGGGATGGACAAATCCGGGCAGTCGGTTCGAGCGGGCCCCAGCGGGACGTGGCTCGCCAGGCTTCCCGAGGCCGAACAGGAGCGCTACTTCGCGGCCCGACCCGGGATAAAGGAGAACTGGGACGACAAGTGGGGCGACCGTGGTGTCGAACTGGTTTTCATCGGCCGCGAATTCGACCAGAGTTCGCTCGTCGAACGGATGAACGACTGTCTGCTCTCGGAGACAGAGATGGACGAGGACTGGAGCAGGTACTCGGACCCGTTCGGTCCCGACGAGCAGCGTGAGCTGGCGCTGGCCGACGACTGA
- a CDS encoding MogA/MoaB family molybdenum cofactor biosynthesis protein, producing the protein MSRTHPELPAIEDRRTADADGHDRIDPLGVAIVTVSSSRGADDEPDPEDPSGDAIAEILADADHVVTARQLIPDDYVRIKTTVSELLDCSDADIVITTGGTGVTVDDVTPDAVGELFDRELPGFGEAFRWLSWEEVRTRVVSTRATAGIARDVPVFVLPGSENAVRLATSEIIAAEAPHLAGLATRHTSGSDDG; encoded by the coding sequence GTGAGCCGGACTCACCCCGAGCTCCCGGCGATCGAGGACCGACGGACAGCCGATGCCGACGGTCACGACCGTATCGACCCGCTTGGTGTGGCCATCGTGACGGTCTCGTCGTCCCGCGGGGCCGACGACGAACCCGATCCCGAGGATCCCAGCGGCGACGCCATCGCCGAGATCCTCGCCGATGCGGACCACGTCGTCACTGCTCGCCAACTGATCCCGGACGATTACGTCCGGATCAAGACGACCGTGAGCGAGTTGCTGGACTGCTCGGATGCCGATATCGTCATCACCACGGGCGGGACGGGCGTGACCGTCGACGACGTCACCCCGGACGCGGTCGGGGAGCTCTTCGACCGCGAACTCCCGGGGTTCGGCGAGGCGTTCCGGTGGCTCTCCTGGGAGGAGGTGCGGACGCGAGTCGTCTCGACCCGCGCGACCGCGGGCATCGCCCGTGACGTGCCGGTGTTCGTGCTCCCCGGAAGCGAGAACGCCGTTCGGCTCGCGACCAGCGAGATCATCGCCGCGGAGGCACCACATCTCGCCGGGCTCGCGACACGACACACGAGCGGGAGCGACGATGGCTGA
- a CDS encoding NAD(P)/FAD-dependent oxidoreductase, with protein sequence MATGIGKSARSSPDYDVLVIGGGPAGLSAALQLGRSLRNVLICDNDEPRNGPAAEAHGYLTRDGISPEEFRRLGHEEVASYGGEFRDVRVTNVEKDGSGFTSMLDGDETITSRKIVLATGISDEFPEIDGFEELWGNGVHHCPYCHGYEVRDQPLGVLVNNQHTIEYAKLIYNLSEDLVVFTDGQETLGEATRSAFTERGIEIENEPIRAFNGSSDSLESISLEDGREIARHAFFYPPPMKQHSKLAEQLGLKVTEIGLIEVGQSEHGVGFTSIDGLFVAGDASNASAPSIPSAVADGNVVGATVNLELSQEAFENS encoded by the coding sequence ATGGCAACAGGGATCGGAAAATCAGCTCGTTCGAGTCCGGACTACGACGTTCTCGTTATTGGTGGCGGACCGGCGGGGTTGAGTGCCGCACTCCAGCTAGGACGTTCGCTGAGAAATGTCCTCATCTGCGACAACGACGAACCGCGCAATGGCCCAGCAGCCGAGGCTCACGGGTATCTCACACGAGACGGGATCTCGCCCGAGGAGTTCCGGCGTCTCGGTCATGAAGAAGTGGCTAGCTACGGCGGGGAGTTTCGAGACGTGCGGGTCACCAACGTCGAGAAAGATGGAAGTGGGTTCACGAGCATGCTCGATGGTGACGAGACGATCACGAGTCGGAAAATCGTCCTTGCAACCGGCATCAGTGACGAGTTTCCGGAGATCGATGGCTTCGAGGAGCTGTGGGGAAACGGCGTCCACCACTGTCCCTACTGTCACGGCTACGAAGTTCGTGACCAACCGCTCGGCGTTCTCGTCAACAACCAACACACGATCGAATACGCGAAGCTCATTTACAATCTAAGCGAGGATCTCGTCGTGTTCACCGATGGGCAGGAAACCCTCGGCGAAGCGACACGGTCGGCCTTCACCGAGCGTGGAATCGAGATCGAAAACGAGCCAATCAGGGCATTCAACGGATCTAGCGATAGTCTCGAAAGCATCTCACTTGAAGATGGTCGCGAGATCGCCCGCCATGCGTTCTTTTATCCTCCACCGATGAAACAACATAGCAAGTTAGCCGAGCAGCTCGGCCTCAAAGTGACTGAGATCGGACTCATCGAAGTAGGGCAATCAGAGCACGGTGTAGGATTCACATCGATCGACGGGCTGTTCGTCGCGGGGGATGCTTCGAATGCATCGGCCCCGTCGATTCCGTCCGCCGTCGCCGACGGAAACGTCGTCGGTGCGACCGTCAATCTGGAACTCTCACAGGAAGCGTTCGAGAATAGCTGA
- a CDS encoding energy-coupling factor ABC transporter ATP-binding protein: MTDVTDDSVNGTDPLVALRCKSHTYPDGTVGMHDVEFAVHADEVVALVGGNGSGKSTLLEHLNATLTPDKGELRVTGERIIDENKRHARQEVGFVFQDADTQIVAPTVLDDVMFGLHNYGVPADEAEKRAHEALATMDASHLEDRIPHYLSGGEKRLVGLAGVLVLEPSVIVLDEPFAGLDPERSRLVAKRIRHIHTEGVSVVLSTHDLDIAAEIADRICVMADGNIIGNGSPQEIFYDEDLLNEANIHPPSAVRIARDAGLDIESQPVTEAELVAFLGQQSATTDGVGLAHFDGDTND; the protein is encoded by the coding sequence ATGACCGACGTCACCGACGACAGCGTGAACGGGACCGACCCACTGGTCGCGCTTCGATGTAAATCTCACACCTACCCCGATGGAACCGTCGGGATGCACGATGTCGAGTTCGCGGTTCACGCCGACGAGGTCGTCGCGCTGGTGGGTGGCAACGGCTCAGGAAAGTCGACGCTGCTCGAACACCTGAACGCGACGCTTACGCCCGACAAGGGCGAACTCCGCGTAACTGGAGAGCGGATAATCGACGAGAACAAGCGCCACGCCCGCCAGGAAGTCGGGTTCGTCTTTCAGGACGCCGACACGCAGATCGTCGCCCCAACAGTTCTCGACGACGTGATGTTCGGGTTGCACAACTACGGGGTTCCAGCCGACGAGGCCGAAAAGCGAGCCCACGAGGCGCTCGCGACGATGGACGCGAGCCACCTCGAAGACCGCATCCCACACTACCTGAGCGGCGGCGAGAAGCGACTCGTCGGGCTCGCTGGCGTACTGGTGCTCGAACCGAGCGTGATCGTGCTCGACGAACCGTTCGCTGGCCTCGATCCCGAGCGCTCGCGATTAGTCGCCAAGCGGATCCGCCACATTCACACGGAGGGGGTCAGCGTCGTCCTCTCGACACACGACCTCGACATCGCGGCCGAGATCGCTGACCGTATCTGCGTGATGGCCGACGGGAACATCATCGGGAATGGGAGCCCTCAGGAGATCTTCTACGACGAGGATTTACTGAACGAGGCGAACATCCATCCACCGAGTGCGGTTCGGATTGCGCGTGACGCCGGTTTGGATATCGAATCACAGCCAGTCACCGAGGCCGAACTCGTAGCGTTCCTTGGCCAGCAATCAGCGACTACAGACGGCGTTGGGCTTGCTCACTTCGATGGCGACACGAACGACTAA